The DNA segment TTACAAAGATTCTTTAGCATTTGTGGCTAAACAAGATCAAAATTTTCAGGTTGGCTATTGATATGCGTATGATTAGTCAGATCATTCACTTTGCTTTGACTAAGGCTCTGCCGCTCAGTCTGCTCTTTCATATCCCACATGCTTCAGCTGCCAACCTTTATATTTTCAAAGACAAGGATGGTAATGCCTTGCTGACTAATGTGGTTGGTCGTGATAAAAAACCAAAGGGTGAACTCAGCCAATACAGTAGCCAAGTGAAGGTGACATGGTATCCAGATACTAACGTCCACGCCTATCGAAACTGGGGTGGTAGTGAAGCGTCGGTTCTCCCCAGCTATAGCCGCAACCGCAATGCTTATGATGACCTGATTACCAATGCTGCAAGCACGTTTGGCGTGGATCAAGGCCTTGTTAAAGCCATCATGCATACCGAATCGGGGTTTAATCCCAGTGCGCGTTCACCTGTTGGTGCACAAGGTCTTATGCAGCTTATGCCTGCAACAGCGCGGCGCTTCTTTGTTAATGATTCTTTTGATCCTGCCCAAAATATTTCTGGTGGTGTGAAGTACTTAAATTTCCTGCTTAAACGTTATAATAATAATCACGAACTGGCGATTGCCGCATACAACGCTGGAGAAGGAAACGTCGATAAATACCATGGTATTCCGCCATTTCGGGAAACTCAGGATTATGTGAAACGCGTGATGAGCCGTTTTAATAACTTATACAGTAATGGCATTAAAGTAAGTGCGAGTTCTACTTCCTCAAATAACGGCAGTGAATCAAATTTAGGTGCGCGATCACGTCCTATTATTACCTATACGAATGCTGATGGCTCAGCCAGTGCAACGTTCACTCCGACCAGCCCTGCGAATACCAGCGCATTTGGTGCGTTGCGTAGCTCAGCAAATTAAAAAATGGCAATCAACCATATTACACGCGCCCAAGCAGCATGGCCTATTCTCATACGAACAGCTAGAAGAAGAGCGCGTATCAGTTATAGTGAACTGTGTGGTGCAATTGGTCTACATCCACGCGCTGCGACTCATTTACTTAACGTAATCTATCAGTACTGCTTGATTTATGAGCTTCCCCCTATTGTTGCTTTGGCTGTGAGTAAATCGAGCCAGCTACCCGGTGTTGGCTATACAATTACTGGTCGAGGAGGTTTTGATTACGAAGCCCTTTTAGAAGAGATCTATGATTTTGATTGGCCAGATCGAGTTCCTAATTTTGCATTAATTGACCCAAAGCGTAAAATAACTAAAAATATTGATTAACAAAAATATAGAAAATTTCAGCCCTTAGCACAGACTTGGCACAATAATATTCCCTGCAATTGGGTTATTCTTTCTTCAATTATTTTTTCTATTTCGTTCAGAAACCTTTTGAACTATTCGAGTTTCTTTTTATGTTGCCACGCTCACGCCCACTGCGATTCGTCATCATCACAGTCATAGTGCTTATCAGTATTGCCTTAGTGTGGTATGTGTTGAAGCCCCAAAATACAACTCCAGAATATATCACTGCCGCGGTAGTGACTGGAAATATTGAGGACAATGTGCTGGCTTCAGGGACCTTGCAGGCAGCCCAGCAAGTCAGTGTCGGTGCACAAGTCTCTGGACAAGTGAAAAAACTATCGGTCAAACTCGGCGACGATGTTAAAAAAGGGCAATTGATTGCACAAATTGATTCGACTACTCAACAAATTACACTTAAAAATAATCAAGCTGCAGTGGCAAATTTAGAAGCGCAGAAACTGGTGAATCAAGCCAATCTTGAACTTGCTCAAGTGCAGGCAGATCGCATGAAGGTCTTGCTGCATGATCAGGCTGTATCTAAAACAGAAGCCGATACCGCTACATCAACTTTAAAAGTCTCTAAGGCGAATATCGCGGCGATTGATGCTCAAATTGAGCAAGCCCAACTTCAGGTGAATAATGCGCAGGAGTATCTGGGCTACACCCGAATAACGGCGCCTATGGATGGGACTGTTGTTGCCATCGTCACTGAACAAGGGCAGACCGTAAACGCCAATCAAACGGCACCCACCATTATCAAGCTTGCAAAGCTTGATACATTGACTGTCCGTGCGCAAATTTCTGAAGCGGATGTTGTCAAAGTTAAATCAGGACAAACCGTTTATTTTACGATTTTAGGGAATCCTGATAAACGATACTATGCAAAGCTGCGGAGTATCGAGCCTGCACCCGAGTCAATTGCAACAGATACAACTACATCGAGCTCAAGCACTACAGCGGTTTATTACATCGGTTTATTTGATGTGCCGAACCCTGATGGCGAATTAAGAATCAAGATGACTGCTCAAGTTTATATTGTAGTGGCAGATGCAAAAAATGCCCTCCTTATACCTTCTGCGGCATTAGAAAAGGCGGCCGATGGGACACAAAGCGTTCGAATCTTAGATGCGACTGGGCAAGCGCAAAAACGTACGGTCAAAATTGGTCTAAATAATCGTGTCAATGCACAAGTTCTATCTGGCCTTAAAGCAGGGGAAAAAGTAATTATCGGGAATGCTTCTGATACTACGGATGCAAAAAAAGCAAAACGTGATCGGGAAATGTAAATTATGAATTTTCCGGTTCTCACTACTGATAATATAGAACATGTAACAAATCCAAAATTAAAACCATTGTTACAAGTAACAAATCTTGTTCGGGAATTCCCCGCGGGTGAGAGCGTTGTGCGTGTTTTAGATGATGTCAACCTGAGCATCTATGCAGGTGAAATGGTTGCTATTATCGGACAGTCGGGTTCGGGGAAATCTACCCTTATGAACATTTTAGGGTGTTTGGATCGGCCAAGTGCGGGTAGCTATCGCGTTAAGTCTCAGGAAACAAGGAGTTTAGAACCTGATGATTTAGCTCAGCTACGTCGGCTTAATTTTGGATTCATTTTCCAACGTTATCATCTTTTAGGTGATTTAAGTGCACTGGGTAATGTCGAGGTTCCTGCTATCTATGCAGGACTCAGTGGTCAGAAAAGACATGAACGTGCAAGCATGTTACTGAAACGTTTAGGACTCGAACAACGTCTTCACAACCGACCCAGTCAGCTTTCTGGAGGTCAACAACAACGTGTCAGTATAGCTCGAGCACTCATGAATGGTGGTGATGTCATTCTAGCAGACGAACCGACAGGTGCACTGGATCGACACAGTGGCGTTGAGGTGATGAATATCTTGCGGGAGTTAAATAGCGAAGGTCATACCGTTATTATTGTGACCCATGATCCCAATATTGCTTCACAAACGGGTCGAATTATTGAAATCAGTGATGGTCGAATTATCTCTGATCGACCTAATACCCCCACGCCCCCACTCGATCAAAAAAAATCCTTAGTACGACCATCCATTTCAGACCGATCTTCTTTTAATGCGTTATTTGGTCGGTTGACTGAAGCATTTCGTATGGCGCTTCTTGCCATGAATGCACATCGTATGCGCACTTTTCTGACGATGCTCGGGATTATTATCGGGATTGCATCGGTAGTTTCTGTTGTTGCTTTGGGTAATGGCTCCCAAAAACAGATTCTGAGCAACATCAGTGGACTGGGTACCAATACGATTAGTATTTACTCCGGTAAAGACTTTGGTGATATGCAGAGCAGCAAAATTCAAACATTGCGAGCCAGCGATGCTGCTGCCCTGGCCGATCAGCCCTATATTGATAGCGTGAGCCCTATTGTTAATAGCGCTGGAACACTTCGCTTCCGTAATGTTGAGTCCAAAGCGACCATAAATGGTGTCGGAGAAAGTTATTTTAGAGTCGATGGATTAACAATTGCGCAGGGCCAAAGTTTTGACAGCAATGGGGTTCGTGAACAGAATCAAGACGTAGTAATTGATCCGAATACACGAAAAGCCTTGTTTGGTGCAGAAGGAACTCCTGGAAGCATAAATCCCATCGGTCAGGTCATCTTACTCAATAATTTACCGAGCAGAGTCATTGGTGTCACGGCACCTCAAGATAGCGTATTTGGAAAAAGTGACCGACTGAATGTCTGGCTCCCCTATAGTACGGTCATGAGCCGTATCTCTGGACAAGGATACTTAAGTGGTATCGTTGTTCGTTTAAAAGATAGCACACCCAGCAGTGCGGCTGAGGCTGCCATTACGACGTTATTGACACTAAGACATGGTGCCGAAGATACATTTACTCAAAGTAGTGACTCGATACGAACCATGATAAAGAAAACAACGTCGACAATGACGCTCTTGGTCTCTGCAATTGCCTTGATTTCATTGATGGTTGGAGGAATTGGGGTCATGAACATTATGCTGGTCTCTGTGACTGAGCGTACTCAAGAGATTGGCGTACGCATGGCAGTTGGTGCGAGACAAAGTGATATTCTGCAACAATTTCTGATTGAAGCCGTCCTAGTCTGTTTAGTCGGTGGGCTATTAGGTATTGGTATTGCCTTATTAGTAGGTGCTGTCTTTAGCCACTTTGCAGCAGGGACGTTGCAAATGAGTTTTTCTACAGTCTCGATGGTGGGTGCATGCGTTTCTTCATCACTCATCGGTATTGTTTTTGGTTTTGTACCGGCTCGCAACGCCGCACGCTTAGATCCTGTTGTGGCATTAGCGCGGGAGTAGGTTAAAAACCACTATGCTGGATTTGGATAAATTTCAGAGCAAACCGTTGCAATGGGTAGATATTTTGTCCAGCGATTACGAATGTAACTCATCCCTTCATAATAGGCTTCGGGAACTTCTGAGCTTCCTAAGCTATTATGAAAACATAAAGCCTCGATCACTACAGTCTCTTTCCCCTGCTCTAAGAGTCGATAAGGAATGTCTGTGCCGTAGAGATGCCACCCTAGTTCTGCAGCGCTACCCACATAGTCTTGTTTAAAAAAACCAAATAAGAACTCATCAAGCGTACTGACAACACTGGGAGATACTCCTCCTTTTAACAGCTTATGTCGATCGGCAACTATGCCTGTTGCATAATTTTGATCTCCATTAAAACCTGCGCCATATAAACCAAATAATGAAGCATTTACAAACTTCTGCTTGGCATTAATGACATGTTGGCAAAATGTTGCGTCCCACGAGTGTGGTAAATAGACATCTTGATGAGCGTAAACGACAAAATCGTGCTGTGCATAGGAGATCCCAATTTCCAATGCCTCGGCTGCACTATTGGCTGTCACAGGGATGATTTGATGAAGATGTCCATCATGGAAAATGGGGGACTTTAAAAAATTGTCCATCATTACTCGTTGATCATTCATTGGGACGATGAAAGATATTGGAAAAATGGCCATCTTAGACATTGCATAATAGGGGTTGATAATGGCTTTAAAGACGTATTGACTCGTCGATAAAAATAGTTTGCTTCGTTCATCATCCAAATTTAAGGAGGTCAATAATGGTTTCATAGCCTGAAAGCTTGCTTCAGGTATTGGTGGATCGAGTAAAAAAAGAGGAATAGTTGGCTCATACCCTGTATCTA comes from the Aquirhabdus parva genome and includes:
- a CDS encoding methyltransferase domain-containing protein, which gives rise to MDMNFVAQIPNSAVDFLEVHTNTLSALLEESERVYNLWHVSIDSIGNLQKGVGLPPGKLFDCICCDDIMPLSRSPFNTLIRLRELLKPDGCILFSVPNAQHWLELNNLLVGDIQRNQYLHTYASFIKLLLDTGYEPTIPLFLLDPPIPEASFQAMKPLLTSLNLDDERSKLFLSTSQYVFKAIINPYYAMSKMAIFPISFIVPMNDQRVMMDNFLKSPIFHDGHLHQIIPVTANSAAEALEIGISYAQHDFVVYAHQDVYLPHSWDATFCQHVINAKQKFVNASLFGLYGAGFNGDQNYATGIVADRHKLLKGGVSPSVVSTLDEFLFGFFKQDYVGSAAELGWHLYGTDIPYRLLEQGKETVVIEALCFHNSLGSSEVPEAYYEGMSYIRNRWTKYLPIATVCSEIYPNPA
- a CDS encoding lytic transglycosylase domain-containing protein; this translates as MRMISQIIHFALTKALPLSLLFHIPHASAANLYIFKDKDGNALLTNVVGRDKKPKGELSQYSSQVKVTWYPDTNVHAYRNWGGSEASVLPSYSRNRNAYDDLITNAASTFGVDQGLVKAIMHTESGFNPSARSPVGAQGLMQLMPATARRFFVNDSFDPAQNISGGVKYLNFLLKRYNNNHELAIAAYNAGEGNVDKYHGIPPFRETQDYVKRVMSRFNNLYSNGIKVSASSTSSNNGSESNLGARSRPIITYTNADGSASATFTPTSPANTSAFGALRSSAN
- the macA gene encoding macrolide transporter subunit MacA; protein product: MLPRSRPLRFVIITVIVLISIALVWYVLKPQNTTPEYITAAVVTGNIEDNVLASGTLQAAQQVSVGAQVSGQVKKLSVKLGDDVKKGQLIAQIDSTTQQITLKNNQAAVANLEAQKLVNQANLELAQVQADRMKVLLHDQAVSKTEADTATSTLKVSKANIAAIDAQIEQAQLQVNNAQEYLGYTRITAPMDGTVVAIVTEQGQTVNANQTAPTIIKLAKLDTLTVRAQISEADVVKVKSGQTVYFTILGNPDKRYYAKLRSIEPAPESIATDTTTSSSSTTAVYYIGLFDVPNPDGELRIKMTAQVYIVVADAKNALLIPSAALEKAADGTQSVRILDATGQAQKRTVKIGLNNRVNAQVLSGLKAGEKVIIGNASDTTDAKKAKRDREM
- a CDS encoding MacB family efflux pump subunit produces the protein MNFPVLTTDNIEHVTNPKLKPLLQVTNLVREFPAGESVVRVLDDVNLSIYAGEMVAIIGQSGSGKSTLMNILGCLDRPSAGSYRVKSQETRSLEPDDLAQLRRLNFGFIFQRYHLLGDLSALGNVEVPAIYAGLSGQKRHERASMLLKRLGLEQRLHNRPSQLSGGQQQRVSIARALMNGGDVILADEPTGALDRHSGVEVMNILRELNSEGHTVIIVTHDPNIASQTGRIIEISDGRIISDRPNTPTPPLDQKKSLVRPSISDRSSFNALFGRLTEAFRMALLAMNAHRMRTFLTMLGIIIGIASVVSVVALGNGSQKQILSNISGLGTNTISIYSGKDFGDMQSSKIQTLRASDAAALADQPYIDSVSPIVNSAGTLRFRNVESKATINGVGESYFRVDGLTIAQGQSFDSNGVREQNQDVVIDPNTRKALFGAEGTPGSINPIGQVILLNNLPSRVIGVTAPQDSVFGKSDRLNVWLPYSTVMSRISGQGYLSGIVVRLKDSTPSSAAEAAITTLLTLRHGAEDTFTQSSDSIRTMIKKTTSTMTLLVSAIALISLMVGGIGVMNIMLVSVTERTQEIGVRMAVGARQSDILQQFLIEAVLVCLVGGLLGIGIALLVGAVFSHFAAGTLQMSFSTVSMVGACVSSSLIGIVFGFVPARNAARLDPVVALARE